In Ascochyta rabiei chromosome 18, complete sequence, one DNA window encodes the following:
- a CDS encoding Aminopeptidase I: MTKNQPSLRKAASNADLYADPSPPQQLRHAYSTLSRSHTTAGPLPRRALADWEQKRHQMSDKGRARHSIATPYPNLIEDDDDFRPNRQMQMQKQSPPPVPPKILEEVPGEGPTPAPVLEFRDGQYRLPAPKSASRPAPSHPWLPAQLPPAVGPTSASAAPAPAPAPASAPAPAPASAPAPAPASAPAPAPAPAPVRREKEAPEQYTKPFTDFMTANPTVFHAVDAVAKDLERDGYKKLSERDAWELRAGGKYYVDRNGTSLIAFAIGDKYAAGNGAAIVAGHIDALTAKLKPIPKLRNKAGYVQLGVAPYAGALSDTWWDRDLGIGGRVLVKEHAKIVSKLVKLDWPIARIPTLAPHFGAAAVGPFNRETQMVPIIGLDNSDLGASSAANAEAEWKSSPLGGEGAFAATQPERLVKAISSELGITDYSTIVNWELELFDVQPATTGGLDREFIFAGRIDDKLCSWAAVQALLNSNASLSGSSQIRIVALFDDEEVGSLLRQGARGNFLPSIMERIVEEFAETKTKNALARTYANSFLVSSDVIHAVNPNFLNAYLENHSPRLNVGPAVSADSNAHMTTDAVSTAILQRCVDADIGTRKQDPKLQVFQIRNDSRSGGTVGPMLSAATGIRAIDCGIPQLSMHSIRATTGSQDPGLGVFAFQSFLERFEEVDKEFK, encoded by the exons ATGACGAAGAACCAGCCGTCTCTCCGCAAGGCGGCGTCCAACGCCGATCTGTACGCCGACCCGTCACCGCCGCAACAGCTGCGTCACGCGTACTCGACGCTCTCGCGCTCCCACACAACGGCGGGGCCGCTCCCTCGCCGCGCGCTGGCCGACTGGGAGCAGAAGCGACACCAGATGAGCGACAAGGGCCGAGCACGCCACAGCATCGCCACGCCGTATCCGAACCTGatcgaggacgacgacgacttcCGGCCCAACaggcagatgcagatgcaaAAGCAGAGCCCGCCGCCCGTGCCGCCGAAGATCCTGGAGGAAGTCCCGGGCGAGGGCCCGACGCCTGCGCCCGTTCTCGAGTTCCGAGACGGACAGTACCGCCTTCCAGCACCCAAGTCTGCCTCTAGGCCTGCGCCCTCGCATCCATGGCTGCCTGCACAGCTGCCCCCAGCCGTAGGCCCAACTTCAGCCTCCGCCGCCCCAGCTCCAGCCCCAGCTCCAGCCTCAGCTCCAGCCCCAGCTCCAGCCTCAGCTCCAGCCCCAGCTCCAGCCTCAGCTCCAGCCCCAGCTCCAGCCCCAGCGCCCGTGCGACGCGAAAAGGAGGCGCCCGAGCAGTACACGAAGCCCTTCACCGACTTCATGACGGCCAACCCCACCGTCTTCCACGCCGTCGACGCCGTAGCCAAGGACCTCGAGCGCGACGGATACAAGAAGCTGTCGGAGCGCGACGCCTGGGAGCTGCGGGCGGGCGGCAAGTACTACGTCGACCGCAATGGCACCTCGCTCATCGCCTTTGCCATTGGAGACAAGTACGCTGCGGGCAACGGAGCGGCTATTGTCGCCGGCCACATTGACGCCCTCACGGCAAAGCTCAAGCCGATCCCGAAGCTGCGCAACAAGGCCGGTTACGTCCAGCTCGGCGTCGCCCCGTATGCGGGTGCGCTCAGCGACACGTGGTGGGACCGTGACCTGGGCATCGGCGGTCGCGTGCTCGTCAAGGAGCACGCCAAGATTGTCTCCAAGCTGGTCAAGCTGGACTGGCCCATTGCGAGGATCCCCACCCTCGCACCCCATTTCGGCGCGGCTGCCGTAGGCCCCTTCAACAGAGAAACCCAGATGGTGCCCATCATCGGCCTGGACAACAGCGACTTGGGCGCCTCGTCAGCAGCCAACGCAGAAGCCGAGTGGAAGTCGAGCCCTCTGGGCGGTGAGGGCGCCTTCGCAGCCACCCAGCCAGAGAGGCTTGTCAAGGCAATCTCCTCCGAGCTGGGCATCACCGACT ACTCCACTATCGTCAACTGGGAACTCGAGCTTTTCGACGTTCAACCCGCCACGACGGGTGGTCTGGACCGCGAGTTCATCTTCGCCGGCCGAATCGACGACAAGCTTTGCTCCTGGGCCGCCGTTCAAGCCCTTCTCAACTCCAACGCCTCCCTCTCCGGCTCCTCACAGATCCGCATCGTCGCCCTCTTCGACGATGAAGAAGTCGGCTCGCTCCTCCGCCAGGGCGCACGCGGGAACTTCCTGCCCAGCATCATGGAGCGCATCGTCGAAGAGTTTGCCGAGACCAAGACCAAGAATGCACTGGCCCGCACATACGCAAACTCCTTCTTGGTGTCCAGCGATGTCATCCACGCTGTCAACCCTAACTTCCTCAACGCGTATCTCGAGAACCACTCTCCCCGCCTCAACGTTGGCCCCGCTGTCTCTGCCGATTCAAACGCGCACATGACCACCGACGCCGTCAGCACTGCTATTCTGCAGCGCTGCGTCGACGCCGACATCGGCACGCGCAAGCAGGATCCCAAGTTGCAGGTCTTCCAGATCCGCAATGACAGCAGGAGTGGTGGCACCGTGGGCCCCATGCTGTCCGCCGCGACGGGCATTCGAGCCATTGACTGTGGCATCCCACAACTGAGCATGCACTCCATCAGAGCCACTACCGGTAGCCAGGATCCTGGGCTTGGCGTGTTTGCCTTCCAGAGTTTCTTGGAGCGGTTTGAGGAGGTCGACAAAGAGTTCAAGTAG
- a CDS encoding Ulp1 peptidase, whose protein sequence is MSGLFHAAAQLWHAVAGEGGEGTAEAHANQPSHAPTPSPDPDDLGPNPFASPAPSPRPVQLPVHVSPSEGERPIFESDILSGQSRARPALQSQKNERRKLSNATRAPDPAFGYQGPPAMAKPGAGQGFQPINNLNANANANANANANANANANANANANANANANAIVDRNNPAYGRPKHTTYARADRNVRAYAPTSIGRGQHAGQREFAERNPGHQTQTSHSRSLPRGSPVKRRKTEHFTTSRQQPSPILLDMHGSEDEPQSAAPSTHAASTPGARSSRSPHSTTSRQSTTKAKPASQPRSEFKDTHDALQPRRLPKPRRKNGNGVDEIRRGHQMDASLFGTEELFQRQSVVTLDNQVEFLESTRSAAAQTSERGVIHNSTGLTLSQQHSERVTSQHFPLNKMRINESTAQLHDHDTSHASREPHVIKNLRDYRAAGDRVGEVISDPIESSEDELAHPLPNPSNNRRLMPPHKPEQKGKDAVTRRGAMSKRYQLDYARTHNLGPDGEQLTLEPTENPNIFRITGRDRNDDSKILHMLNLASVNKVSSDDTHKMRLTGPIMNDHRYWFDLSFPEFREFKSFLVDHVYPQVADQFRFCVAKEKMEEIFKRPLERNGKLGIALTVPEDVLSSHTHGAQPKPTKHDLLSGLGKSLRTEHDLARLNSKNLKQAPTVTAALARPKRSTRATAPVHDQSDDFNKVVRFSRDPGLGERWKTPLEFKLDEGFLKRRRCTVTFDDLPKLDEEEMLNDNLMNFYMLYLYDSLNVSKDQVYFFNTYFFEALTKNAKGRDAINYEAVKTWTKKDDIFSYDYIVVPINENWHWYLAIICNVSSVGRKLAIDNLEQNPQEPEQLATDVRTDKAPGGDDDTNVDEPGAISDTAQAIERSLFEQPMDDGDINLFEEEKKLNLIDREDRGVEPQHHLSNERDQPSLRQPQEKTTIATLSSAQAESTSPTLPFDHHKQAHKKKGRRKPPAPRKDPTKPVIIVLDSLSQPHSNATRALREWLQAEGLQRRGISVEIDNKGYYAKAPQVPMQSNLSDCGLYVLGYAQRFFRDPDGFKRKLLTGEMSSATDWPDMEPSRMRSDVRNLIFQLYGDQKEARRSKKAARIKDSHTPPAKAEPETVGPIVQQSGNVEPGAQVTLQSKISKDQLSNTSNAKVDTAPAAVPCSGSPLDSKARFDQTSSNVAVKLATDKTSRLNPDPTTPPIRSPAATPARSKDRPKERQGSPEVRVPATSPHVNSSSYVRYEDVLGQPQRDAQQPSDMTNPLQRPEPHGRDDGELDVPASKKTSAESSKRPMRDRSGSHDDPITLDDSQDLDAIDPKVPKSPKEPSPDVVELELPQAINVVADRLSKATKYSSPARRKPRDQALQHDDSLQEGSGYEWQEGRDVMRAKNLSIEDERRRLGRHVNSPPSLLHRSMEAVNEPTGTHSGSSHMVQAMEVDESAQDHEVAETPERQRSSPGVVEEEMDWQAGSSLPV, encoded by the exons ATGTCAGGACTCTTCCATGCTGCCGCCCAACTTTGGCACGCCGTAGCGGGAGAAGGTGGAGAAGGCACCGCAGAAGCGCATGCAAACCAA CCCAGCCATGCACCTACACCCTCGCCAGATCCAGACGACCTTGGACCCAATCCCTTCGCCTCACCAGCGCCCTCCCCTCGACCTGTGCAGCTCCCCGTACACGTCAGTCCCTCCGAGGGAGAACGCCCCATCTTCGAGAGCGATATCCTGTCAGGCCAATCTCGTGCACGTCCTGCGCTGCAGTCACAGAAGAACGAGCGACG GAAGCTCTCCAACGCTACACGAGCACCGGATCCTGCCTTTGGATACCAGGGCCCGCCCGCAATGGCCAAG CCTGGCGCAGGGCAAGGCTTCCAACCCATCAACAACCTgaacgccaacgccaacgccaacgccaacgccaacgccaacgccaacgccaacgccaacgccaacgccaacgccaacgccaacgccaatGCCAATGCCATTGTCGACCGCAACAACCCTGCCTATGGTCGACCCAAGCACACAACGTACGCCAGAGCCGACCGCAATGTCCGTGCCTACGCCCCCACATCCATAGGTCGCGGCCAACACGCTGGGCAACGAGAGTTCGCGGAGCGCAACCCCGGCCATCAAACGCAAACCTCTCATAGCCGCAGCCTGCCGCGTGGTTCGCCTGTGAAACGTCGAAAGACTGAGCACTTCACCACTAGCCGCCAGCAACCATCTCCTATTCTCCTCGACATGCACGGCAGCGAAGACGAACCTCAGTCGGCAGCGCCGTCCACCCATGCAGCATCTACTCCTGGGGCACGCTCGTCACGCAGTCCGCACAGCACGACCAGCAGGCAATCTACTACAAAGGCAAAGCCTGCATCGCAGCCCAGAAGCGAGTTCAAGGACACACACGACGCTCTGCAACCTCGACGCCTCCCAAAACCCAGACGAAAAAACGGCAATGGTGTCGACGAGATTCGCAGAGGTCATCAAATGGACGCTTCGCTCTTTGGTACTGAAGAGCTCTTCCAAAGACAATCTGTTGTAACTCTTGACAACCAAGTTGAATTTCTCGAGTCTACACGTTCAGCGGCTGCTCAAACTAGCGAGCGAGGCGTAATCCACAACTCAACCGGTCTCACTCTGTCGCAGCAACACTCCGAGAGAGTGACATCGCAGCACTTTCCCCTGAACAAGATGCGCATTAACGAGTCCACTGCACAGTTGCACGACCATGACACGAGCCATGCTAGCAGAGAGCCACACGTGATCAAGAATCTGCGTGATTACCGAGCTGCCGGAGATCGTGTCGGGGAAGTGATTAGCGATCCTATCGAAAGCAGCGAGGACGAGCTTGCACACCCACTTCCCAATCCGTCCAACAACCGGCGATTAATGCCGCCGCACAAGCCTGAACAGAAGGGCAAGGACGCTGTTACCCGGCGTGGCGCCATGAGCAAACGCTATCAGCTGGACTATGCCCGGACACACAACCTTGGTCCTGATGGTGAACAGTTGACGCTGGAACCGACTGAGAATCCGAACATCTTCCGTATTACCGGCCGAGACCGTAACGACGATTCCAAAATCCTGCATATGCTAAATCTTGCCAGCGTGAACAAAGTCTCCTCGGACGATACACACAAGATGAGGCTTACAGGTCCAATCATGAATGACCACAGGTATTGGTTCGATTTGAGTTTTCCAGAGTTCCGGGAGTTCAAAAGTTTTCTGGTAGATCACGTATACCCTCAGGTTGCAGACCAATTCCGATTTTGTGTAGCCAA GGAGAAGATGGAGGAGATCTTCAAGAGACCATTGGAGAGAAATGGGAAGCTTGGCATAGCTCTGACGGTGCCTGAAGATGTACTATCTAGCCACACACATGGCGCACAGCCTAAACCCACCAAACATGACCTACTCTCTGGACTTGGAAAGAGCTTGCGCACGGAACACGACTTAGCTAGACTCAACAGCAAGAACCTGAAGCAAGCCCCTACGGTCACCGCAGCACTTGCGCGCCCAAAGCGGTCTACAAGGGCGACAGCTCCTGTCCATGACCAGTCTGACGACTTCAACAAAGTCGTCAGGTTTTCTAGAGATCCTGGACTGGGTGAACGTTGGAAGAC ACCACTGGAGTTCAAGCTCGACGAAGGCTTTCTTAAACGTAGAAGGTGTACCGTGACCTTTGATGATCTGCCCAAGTTGGATGAGGAAGAGATGCTAAACGACAATCTGATGAACTTCTACATGCT GTATCTGTATGATAGTCTCAACGTTTCGAAGGATCAGGTCTATTTCTTCAATACCTACTTTTTTGAGGCGCTCACGAAAAATGCCAAGGGACGCGATGCTATCAACTATGAAGCTGTCAAGACCTGGACAAAGAAGGATGACATCTTCAGTTATGACTATATCGTGGTTCCGATCAATGAGAA TTGGCACTGGTATCTGGCTATCATCTGCAATGTCTCCAGTGTTGGGCGAAAACTTGCCATCGACAATCTTGAGCAAAACCCGCAAGAACCCGAGCAATTAGCGACCGACGTCCGGACGGACAAGGCTCCGGGAGGAGATGATGATACAAACGTAGACGAGCCTGGCGCAATCAGCGACACAGCACAAGCTATCGAAAGGTCCCTGTTCGAACAGCCTATGGACGACGGGGACATAAACCTGtttgaagaagagaagaagcttAATCTCATCGATCGAGAAGATAGAGGTGTTGAACCGCAGCATCATCTCAGTAACGAGCGGGACCAGCCAAGTCTGCGTCAACCTCAGGAAAAGACTACAATTGCGACACTCTCATCTGCCCAAGCCGAGAGCACCTCACCGACCCTGCCGTTCGATCATCATAAACAAGCACACAAGAAGAAGGGTAGACGAAAGCCTCCAGCTCCCAGAAAAGACCCGACGAAGCCGGTCATTATAGTTCTCGATTCGTTGTCTCAGCCTCACAGTAACGCGACACGTGCTTTGAGAGAATGGCTTCAAGCTGAAGGTTTGCAAAGGCGTGGTATAAGCGTCGAGATCGACAATAAAGGTTACTATGCCAAAGCTCCGCAAGTCCCGATGCAAAGCAACTTATCCGATTGCGGCCTGTATGTTCTCGGGTACGCGCAGCGGTTTTTCAGAGATCCGGACGGCTTCAAGAGGAAGCTTTTGACAGGAGAGATGTCTTCGGCAACAGACTGGCCGGACATGGAGCCATCAAGGATGCGTAGCGACGTGCGTAATCTTATATTTCAACTCTATGGGGATCAGAAGGAAGCCCGCAGGTCCAAAAAGGCTGCCAGGATTAAAGACTCGCATACGCCGCCGGCTAAGGCTGAGCCCGAGACAGTTGGCCCCATTGTGCAACAGTCAGGCAACGTTGAGCCGGGTGCCCAAGTTACCTTACAATCCAAAATATCGAAAGATCAGTTGTCGAATACCTCAAATGCCAAAGTCGACACAGCGCCAGCAGCGGTACCCTGCTCAGGGTCCCCACTCGACTCGAAGGCACGGTTCGATCAAACTAGTTCTAATGTTGCCGTAAAATTAGCAACAGACAAGACATCTCGCCTAAACCCAGATCCGACGACTCCACCCATAAGATCTCCAGCAGCCACACCTGCAAGATCAAAGGACAGACCCAAAGAACGGCAAGGAAGCCCAGAGGTTCGTGTACCCGCTACATCGCCGCACGTCAACTCGTCTTCTTACGTACGATACGAAGACGTGCTTGGCCAACCGCAACGCGATGCGCAACAACCGAGTGACATGACAAATCCTCTACAGAGACCTGAGCCGCACGGTAGAGATGATGGAGAGCTTGATGTGCCGGCCTCAAAGAAGACTTCAGCAGAATCGTCGAAACGCCCGATGCGCGATCGATCTGGCAGTCACGACGACCCTATTACGTTGGATGATTCGCAAGACCTCGACGCGATTGACCCAAAAGTTCCAAAGTCACCGAAAGAGCCTTCACCGGACGTTGTGGAGCTGGAGCTTCCGCAAGCAATCAACGTCGTGGCTGATCGCCTGTCCAAGGCCACCAAGTACAGCTCACCCGCACGACGCAAGCCCCGAGATCAAGCACTTCAACATGATGACTCGCTGCAAGAAGGATCTGGGTATGAATGGCAGGAAGGGCGTGATGTGATGCGTGCAAAAAATCTCTCGATCGAAGATGAGCGCAGGAGACTTGGCCGACATGTGAACAGCCCTCCATCATTGCTTCATCGCTCGATGGAGGCTGTGAATGAACCGACGGGCACGCACTCGGGATCGTCGCACATGGTGCAGGCCATGGAGGTCGACGAGTCAGCTCAGGATCACGAGGTTGCCGAAACGCCGGAGCGGCAGAGGAGCAGTCCGGGCGTGGTTGAAGAGGAGATGGACTGGCAGGCCGGGAGTTCGCTGCCGGTCTGA
- a CDS encoding Pectinesterase, producing MPSSTSNSTVSASASATSTASWCAPSATLTVSKNPGVCDYSNVTAAIAALPNDSKAYTIQIGAGVYNEQISITRKGEVTLIGATNSTPPVRTKPTPVINAKKTNDNSGLALYNVNFANVYPQTKNTAALAADFYGANIAAYGCSFTGFQDTLLANKGTQVFSNCYIEGSVDFIWGYSTAFSHQCMIVTNTPGSCIAAQARFTASITGGYVFDRSVITYSSTYGSSFGPSYLGRPYSDNSIAVYTNSFVDKHISAAGWSVWSPSALQISNVMFSEFANTGPGSWQESTQRASFATNLTATQAAQYKLAAWIGDTT from the exons ATGCCTTCAAGCACCTCAAACTCTACTGTCTCAGCGAGTGCGAGTGCCACGTCGACTGCTTCTTGGTGTGCGCCCTCTGCCACCCTTACGGTATCTAAGAACCCGGGGGTGTGCGACTACAGCAATGTGACTGCCGCTATTGCTGCGCTGCCCAATGACTCGAAGGCATACACTATTCAGATTGGGGCTGGAGTGTACAACGAGCAGATCTCAATAACTCGCAAGGGTGAAGTCACATTGATTGGGGCTACGAACAGCACTC CGCCGGTCAGGACGAAACCAACGCCTGTCATCAATGCTAAAAAGACCAATGACAACTCTGGTTTGGCTTTGTACAACGTCAACTTTGCCAACGTCTATCCACAGACGAAGAATACCGCTGCGTTGGCAGCTGACTTCTACGGTGCTAATATTGCCGCGTACGGATGTTCGTTCACTGGCTTTCAGGACACCTTGCTTGCCAACAAAGGCACTCAAGTGTTCTCGAATTGCTACATCGAGGGTTCAGTTGACTTCATCTGGGGCTATTCTACCGCTTTTTCCCATCAATGCATGATCGTCACCAACACTCCTGGCAGCTGTATCGCCGCTCAGGCTCGATTCACTGCCAGCATCACTGGCGGTTATGTCTTCGACCGCTCCGTCATCACTTACAGTTCGACCTACGGCAGCTCTTTTGGGCCGAGTTATCTTGGACGCCCCTACTCGGACAACTCCATTGCAGTCTACACGAACTCTTTCGTTGATAAGCACATCTCCGCTGCCGGTTGGTCTGTGTGGTCACCCAGTGCTCTTCAGATCTCGAATGTCATGTTTAGCGAATTTGCAAATACCGGTCCTGGCTCTTGGCAAGAATCCACACAGCGTGCCAGCTTTGCGACAAACTTGACAGCTACTCAAGCTGCGCAGTATAAGCTTGCTGCTTGGATTGGCGACACTACCTGA
- a CDS encoding Pectinesterase gives MINTDNLDGAKASYVTLAASIYGNDIVLYGCSFDGWQDTLPTGATTGYQHYESCYIGGAIDFIWGYSKAYFKGCTVGAKRTSSAITAHSRASFSAVGGYIFDDCLFTTALALQMTLRIRSTLGARTPQFNNSGPSNWENNAAARQAFGFATLLTSDTYSLSSVMDSTEWIDTTYWISITTPFPATAAPTGPTNITVGRNPTFDGTTPPTGALVVSKSPVTRVTTYQTIQDAMNAAPTARKTNATIFIYPGVYNEQLIVNKSGTTIFMGYSSATDDYSANQVSIKFSHGIDTQGTDGSDTDGATVYVTGNYFYAYNINFRNTAGTTQNIASLGFAVKSSKFAALYGCQIYGNQDTLNISGHLFTFKTYIEGNIDFVFGNGAAYFLDSTISPNEDGVSITAFKRTTNSTAAGLVFDQCTLKPAPGMGPFKDVGLGRPWNNNARVAFVDCYLDSMISGAGWNQWSKSSPQTDGVVFGEYRNYGHGSNVCDRASFSQQLSDADVVQFQLGNFFASTKFIDFSHVDTQPFTVGIGSAQTCATVISSVILASSTFSSSGTFSSSAKLSLSSLLSSSTLSSSSSLPVATVYTTVTAVDKLTASSTFTQPDATSTTVVKLTSTASLTGAVVVKTEVEKSTATLSIMSPDITSASTFIVTENDGLTITPAAVTKNNVVKVTTTIDSTTTAKVPTSTLTETTTTTIVQTLNPKPTTITQSKGSNVTILSNIAPKGASTTIKTTISKEPSSTKTTTIKAKNSVTISTVSLKTVTKKTTTTESCIFTEAARMVRRGAVIPRAVASTTTITVSTTVTSFVRTVTATLPGSTTLVTETSVAKIKTYTQPGGTSTVSLTPFVNTITIAQPGSTYLTTVTSTEKIGKITTLKASTTTILSTSRITKQQVQTVTPETVTVSSLRTCTST, from the exons ATGATAAACACGGATAACCTTGACGGTGCCAAGGCTTCTTATGTAACGCTTGCAGCTTCCATCTATGGTAACGACATTGTCTTGTATGGCTGTTCGTTCGATGGCTGGCAGGACACTCTCCCAACTGGCGCTACTACTGGCTACCAGCACTATGAGTCTTGTTATATTGGCGG TGCAATCGACTTCATCTGGGGATATTCGAAAGCGTACTTCAAGGGATGCACAGTTGGCGCGAAGCGCACGTCCTCCGCAATTACTGCCCATAGCAGAGCCTCGTTTTCTGCCGTTGGGGGTTACATCTTTGACGACTGCCTCTTTACTACTGCCCTGGCGCTACAGATGACCTTACGAATAAGGTCTACCTTGGGCGCCCGTACTCCGC AGTTCAACAACAGCGGACCTTCAAACTGGGAAAACAACGCTGCTGCTCGTCAGGCGTTCGGATTTGCTACCCTTCTCACCTCCGATACATACTCGCTCTCATCCGTCATGGATTCCACCGAGTGGATCGACACGACCTACTGGATTTCTATCACGACGCCTTTCCCTGCAACTGCTGCTCCTACTGGTCCCACAAACATCACAGTAGGCCGGAATCCGACCTTCGATGGTACAACCCCACCAACGGGCGCTCTCGTCGTTTCTAAGAGCCCTGTCACTCGTGTCACAACTTACCAAACTATACAGGACGCCATGAACGCTGCACCCACTGCCAGGAAGACGAATGCTACTATTTTTATATACCCTGGTGTGTACAACGAGCAACTCATCGTCAATAAGTCCGGCACTACTATATTCATGGGCTACAGTAGCGCTACAGATGACTACTCTGCCAATCAGGTTTCCATCAAGTTCAGCCATGGGATTGATACCCAAGGTACTGATGGGAGCGATACTGACGGTGCAACTGTATATGTTACAGGTAACTACTTCTACGCATATAACATCAACTTTCGCAATACAGCCGGTACCACTCAGAACATTGCTTCTCTCGGCTTTGCAGTAAAAAGTAGCAAATTTGCTGCGTTGTACGGCTGCCAAATTTACGGTAACCAGGATACGCTTAACATTTCGGGACATTTGTTCACCTTCAAGACATACATCGAA GGTAACATAGACTTCGTTTTCGGCAACGGGGCGGCATACTTCCTCGACTCGACTATCTCACCCAATGAGGATGGTGTCAGCATCACTGCATTTAAAAGGACCACCAACTCTACTGCTGCAGGCCTCGTCTTTGATCAATGTACCCTGAAACCTGCACCTGGTATGGGTCCCTTCAAAGATGTTGGTCTTGGTAGACCTTGGAACAATAATGCGCGTGTGGCATTTGTCGACTGCTATCTCGATTCCATGATCAGTGGAGCCGGATGGAATCAATGGAGCAAGTCTTCGCCTCAAACTGATGGCGTAGTCTTTGGAGAGTACCGCAACTACGGACATGGCTCGAACGTCTGCGACCGTGCATCCTTCTCGCAGCAACTTTCGGATGCAGATGTCGTTCAGTTCCAGCTTGGTAATTTCTTCGCCTCGACCAAGTTTATCGACTTTTCCCATGTCGATACGCAACCTTTTACAGTTGGCATTGGCTCTGCTCAGACTTGTGCTACTGTTATATCGTCTGTAATCCTGGCGTCCAGCACCTTTTCAAGTTCCGGCACATTTTCGTCATCAGCAAAACTGTCTCTGAGCAGCCTCTTGAGCTCCAGCACCTTGTCGTCCTCCTCATCTCTGCCTGTCGCCACAGTCTATACCACTGTGACAGCTGTTGACAAGCTTACGGCTAGCAGCACGTTCACGCAGCCTGATGCAACTTCAACCACTGTTGTCAAACTCACTTCGACAGCGTCCCTCACTGGGGCGGTCGTCGTCAAGACCGAAGTGGAGAAGAGCACTGCGACTCTGTCAATCATGTCTCCTGATATCACTTCCGCATCCACTTTCATTGTGACCGAGAACGATGGCCTCACAATCACACCGGCAGCTGTTACTAAGAACAATGTTGTCAAGGTGACGACCACGATTGATAGTACTACCACAGCGAAGGTCCCTACTTCAACCCTGACGGAAACGACGACCACCACAATTGTTCAGACCTTGAACCCCAAGCCTACTACGATCACGCAGAGCAAAGGATCCAATGTCACGATTTTGAGCAATATCGCACCCAAGGGTGCTTCCACGACTATCAAAACAACTATATCCAAAGAACCGAGCAGTACCAAGACTACCACTATCAAGGCCAAAAATTCAGTCACAATCAGCACCGTGTCTCTTAAAACGGTCACAAAGAAGACGACCACAACCGAGTCCTGCATTTTTACTGAGGCTGCTCGCATGGTTCGTCGTGGCGCTGTCATTCCTCGCGCAGTTGCCAGCACTACTACGATCACAGTGAGCACGACTGTCACAAGCTTTGTCAGGACTGTCACAGCGACGCTACCTGGCTCTACTACTCTCGTTACTGAGACTTCGGTCGCCAAGATCAAGACATACACGCAGCCTGGCGGCACCAGCACTGTCAGCTTGACGCCATTTGTCAATACCATCACCATCGCTCAGCCGGGCTCCACATATCTTACCACTGTGACCTCGACTGAGAAGATTGGAAAAATTACGACACTAAAGGCTTCCACAACGACTATTCTGTCCACCAGCCGCATCACAAAGCAGCAAGTGCAAACCGTCACGCCCGAAACGGTCACTGTTAGCAGCTTGCGGACTTGCACATCGACTTAA